The DNA segment TCGTCGGTGACGGAATAGGCCGTGTATTTGCGCTTCAGCGAGATGAAGTGGTCGCGCACGGCTTCTGGGTATTTGAGCCCCTTGAAGGCGATGGTCTCCGCCTCGACATTGTTAGCGTTTGCCCACTCGGCCTCCGCGACGATCGCGGTGTTGAAGGCGCGCACCAGGTCGGGGTTCTCCTCGGCGAACTTGCGGCGGGTCAGATAGGTGTTGAAGTCGATCTGGAACGGAAGGTCCCGCTCCTCGATGAACACATCCTGCGCGTCGTACTCGACGCGGGCGATGTCGACACCGGGGCTCCACATCGACCAGGCATCTACCTTGCCGGCGGCCAGCGCCGGGGCGGCGTCGGGCGGGTTGAGATAGACGAAATTGACCTTGGAGCGGTGGATATTGTGCTTCTCCAGCGCCGCGACGACGAGGAATTCGCCGAGACCGGAGCGGTTCACCGCCACCGATTTGCCGATGAGATCTTCGACCTTGGAAATGCCGGAGCTTTTCTTCGCGATGATAGCGGTAGTGCGCGGCTCATAGATGAAGAACTGGGTAAAGACGAGCGGCGAGCCGGCGAGGATCGCCGCTAGCGCCGGCGTCGTGCTGCCGCCGAAGGCATAGTCGGCCGTGCCGCCGGTCACCGCCTGCATGGTCGGCGCATGATTGGGAAATGGGCCGATCCATTCGACCTTGATGCCCTGGTCGGCGAGCCGCTTCTCCAGCGCCCCATGCTCCTTGGCGAGGTAGCTCAAGCCGAAATAACCCCAGGTCAGGCGCAGCGTGTCGGTGTTGCGCCCGGTCGCAGAGAATGCCGGGCCGGTGCCCGCGAGACCCGCCGCCGCGACACCGGCGAGCGACGTCGCCAGAAACCTGCGGCGCGACGGGGTGAAGATCGAGTTCGACATGGAGATATTCCTGTTAAATCAATAAGATGGTGATTTTTCATTGCGAACGGAGACGCCAAGCTCGCTCAGCAGTTCGGCTCGTGCGGCAGCCACGTCCTGGTCGGGGGTAAGGCGATGTTCGGCGGCGATGACGCCGTCGCGCATGACGAGGATGCGATCACCGAGCCGGATCGCCTCGTCGACATCGTGGGTGACCAGCAGAACGCCCGGCTGGTGACGGGCGACAAGGTCCTTGACGAGGCCGTGCATGCGCAGGCGGGTCAGCGCATCGAGCGCGGCGAAGGGCTCGTCGAGCAGAAGCAGCTTCGGCTCCTGCACCAGCGCGCGGGCCAGCGCCACGCGCTGCGCCTGCCCGCCGGACAGGTTGCGCGGCCAGTCGTCGAGCCGGTCGCCGAGCCCTACCTCCCCCAACGCAGCCGCCGCACGCGCGCGCGCATCGGCGACAGTAAGGCCGAGCGTCACATTGCGCCACAGCGTCTCCCAGGGCAGCAGCCGGTGCTCCTGAAACACCACCGCCGGGCGGCCAGGCACCTCGATCGTGCCGCCCTGAACCGGGTCGAGCCCCGCCAGGGCCCGCAGCAGCGTGGTCTTGCCGCAGCCACTCTCACCCAGAAGCACGACGAACTCGCCCTGCCCGATCACCAGATTGAGGTGGTCGATGACGCTCCGCTCGCCATAGGCACGGCGCAGATTCGAGACCACCACGGCGTTCTTCTGGAACGCCTCGGCACGCGGCTGCACGGTCATCGCCCGGCTCCATAGTTCGGGTGCCATTTGAGCAGGCGGCGTTCGAGCAGCCGCGCGAGGCTGTCTGCCGCCACGCCGATCAGCGCGTAGATGATGACGGTCAGCACAATGACGTCGGTGCGCAGGAACTCGCGGGCGTCGAGCGCGAGGAAACCGAGCCCCGCCTGCGCACCGATGGTCTCGGCGACGACGAGGGCGAGCCATGCGGTCGCCAAAGAGAAGCGAACGCCCGTGAGGATGGAGGGCAGTGCGCCCGGCAGGATGATCCGCGCGATCAGTTCCCAATTGCTCAGCCCCTGCACGCGGCCAAGCTCGACCAGCTTCGGGTCGACCTGCCTTATGCCGAGCGTGGTGTTGACGTAGATCGGAAAGGCGACACCAAGCGCGACGAGGAAGATCTTCTGCCCCTCCCCCACGCCCAGCCAGACGATGACCAGCGGCAGCACGGCCAGGAACGGGATCGCCCGCACCATCTGCACGCTGCGGTCGATGAAAGCCTCCGCGATGCGGGAAAAGCCGACAAGCGTGCCGAGCGCGAAACCGATTCCACCGCCAATCGCAAAGCCGATCGCCGCGCGCAGCAGGCTGACCGCGAGGTCGTGCAGCAGCGTGCCGGAGACCGTGAGCTTGTAGGCGGTCAGGGCCACCTTGCTGGGCGCCGGCAGGAGGTGCGGCTCGATCCACCCAAGCCGCGCCAGCACCTCCCAGGTGACGAGCAGCAGCACTGGGACGAGCCAGGACAGGGCGACGAGGCCGTTCTGCCCCAGCCGGAAGCCCGGCGACGGTGCGGACGAATACGTCCGGCCCTCAATGGCAGCGAACTGCGTTGTCACACTCATTCCGGCTCTCTCTCGTCAAGCGGCTAAGGTTTCAGGCGTCGGAAAGCGCGAGCGCCGGCGCGACGTTGCCGGCGGCACGCAGGCGGGGGATGACCTCCCCCGCGAAACGGCGCAACTCGGCGCGCAGCGGCTGGAATTGCAGCATGAACAGCTCGATCCCGGCGCGGTGGAAGGCGAGGATCCGCTCGCTCACCTGGTCGTAGGACCCGACGAGTCCAGCGGCGGTTCCGCCATTGGTGCCGACACGCACCGACTGCGCCATGGTTTGGAACATCACGGTCTTGGGGTCGGCGTGCTTGCGCTGGAGCGCGTGGACGTCCGCATCCTGTTTGGCTAGGTCGACAAGGCGCTTATAGGCCTCGCGCGCCTCGGCCTCCGTCGCGCGGGCGATCACGAAAGCAGAGAGGCCGAAGCGCAGCGGCGCGCCCTCGCGCGGGCGGCGACGCAGATCGGCGATCAGGCTGGCGACATCGGCGAGCGGCTGGCCGTTGATGAACCAGACATCGCTGTGGTCAGCCGCCAGCGCCCGGGCGGGCTCGGATTCGCCGCCGATATAGATGGAGGGACGTGCCCGATGCAGGTCGCGCGGCGTCAGTTTGTAGTCCGTGATCGAGAAATGCTGTCCCTTATGGCTGACGGTCTCGCCTGACAGCAGCCGGGAGACGATCGAAATCCACTCCCGGCCATAGTCGTAGCGGGCATCATGCTCGCCGAAGGCAATGCCGGCCTTCTCGAACTCGGCGCTGTTCCAGGCATTGATGAGGTTGATGCCGAACCGGCCACCGCTGATGTTCTCGATCTGCAGCGCCATCTTGGCGAGGAAGACCGGGTGGAAGATGAACGGCTTGATGGCTGCGATGATCTCGATCCGGCTGGTCAGCGCCGCCAGCGCCGCCGCCGCCGTCCAGGTTTCCAGTTGGTCATGGTTCGGCAGATGGGGATTGACGGTATGCTGGGCGATCAGCGTCGAATGGAAGCCAAGCTGCTCGGCTTCCAGGATGACCGCCTTGTTGTGCTCCCATGACGCATCGAACGCCTCTTCAGGATCGTTCAACGCCGCGCGCGGACCGTGCACCGGCGCCCATACGCCAAAACGGATACCCTGGAACGCCATGGCCTGCCTCTCAGCTAATAATCTATAGATTAAATAGATATTTGTAGGCGGGGTGTCAAATACGTCATCCGCCGGTCGCCCGGTGGATGAGTTCGAAGCCGAGGCCAGGGCATCACCGCCGTCTCTGAAATCAACGGGGACATGCATTTCCGAGGCGTTGCCCCTTGCCGGCGTGACGGCTCAGACGCTCCATCTGGGTGCCCTTCTTCAGGCCTCATAAAGTTAAAGGCACGCGTCGGCTTCGTGACGGGTTGAGTGCCGAGAGAGAGTCTTCCGGCGCCCGTCATGGAGATTGAACCCCATGAATATGCAGGTTCTGGATGCCGGTCGGGACGCCGCCGGCGGCTACAAGGTTGATGTCACACGCGGCGAGCGGGTCGGCCGCGTGTCGTCGGAGTGGTTCTCCCGGCCGGATGACGAACGGTTCCTGTCGCTCGACGAGTTGGCCGAGATGGTGCGAGGCCGGGCCGATCACAGCCAGTCGCGCCTCGTCGAGACGTCCCGCATCCACGTCGAGGTGAGCCGCTCCAATGCCGAGCGGCTGTCGCTGGTCCTGCCCGGGGCAGACGCACCCGCCGAGCCGAACCATTGGTCGTTCGGCCAGCTCGCTGCCCAGATCGGTGCACCGGCCGCCTATCTGCGCCAGCTTCCCGCCGCGCTCGCCGGCATCAATCTGCAATATGGCCTGACCTCGCACCGCGCCGAGCAGATCAAGACCTATGAGACCACCAATGGTCGCGTCGAGCTCCGCGCGGTGACCGGCCCCGACTATGGCCGCATCTATGATCACGAGCTGGTCGAGGCGGTGCAGCGCATCGCCGGCAACGGAACCGGCGACACACGCTGGAAGGTGCCGGGCGTGCTCAACTGGTCGACGGGCGTCTACAATCCGCATGTCGACATCACCAAGGATACGACGACGCTCTACGCCTCTGACCGTGACGTGTTCCTGTTCCTGGTAGACGATCTGAACCCGATCGAGGCCGGGCATTTGCCCGACGGCTCGCCGGACCTCTATTTCCGGGGCTTCTACTGCTGGAACTCGGAGGTGGGCGCCAAGACGCTTGGCATCGCGAGTTTCTATCTGCGTGCCGTCTGCCAGAACCGCAATCTCTGGGGCGTCGAGGATTTCCAGGAGATCACCATCCGCCACTCAAAATACGCTGCCTCCCGCTTCGCGCACGAGGCAGCGCCGGCACTCACTCGCTTCGCCAATTCCTCGCCCATGCCCTTCGTCATCGGAATCAAGGCAGCACGGGAGAAGATCGTCGCGCGCACCGACGAGGACCGCGGCGACTTTCTGCGCAACCGGGGCTTCTCCAGGGCCGAGACCGCCAAAATCATCGACACGGTACTGGCCGAGGAAGGGCGCAAGCCCGAGAGCATCTTCGACTTCGTGCAGGGCATCACCGCGGTTGCACGCGACAAGTCCCACCAGGATGCGCGGCTCGACCTCGAGGGCCGGGCCAAGAAGCTGCTCGATCGAGCAGCCTGACTTCCGGAAAGCCGGAGATGCGGAGATCCGTGTCTCCTGCTTTGCGCTTTTGCGGATCTGCGGTTCTGCGGTTCTGCGGCGTCGCCCTCCAGAGTGAGAGGGCGGCGCTGCGCTTCGTGACGGGTTGGAAGGCCGAGAGAGAGGCTCCCGGCCGCCCGTCGCGGAGGTGCCTTCCATGGCGACCAATGTTCAGAAGATCACGCTCTCGCCCTCGCGCGACATCCCCTTCAACAAGCTCCTACTCAGCCAGTCGAACGTCCGGCGCATCAAGGCTGGGGTGTCGATCGAGGAACTGGCCGAGGACATCGCCCGCCGCGGCCTGCTGCAGGGCCTGAGCGTCCGGCCCGTTGTCGATGACGCCGGTGTCGAGACCGGCATGTTCGAGATCCCGGCCGGCGGGCGGCGCTATCGGGCGCTAGAGCTGCTGGTGAAGCAGAAGCGCCTCGCCAGGACCGCGCCGGTGCCCTGCGTCATCCGCGAAGGCGGTATCGCCGAGGAGGATTCGCTCGCCGAGAATATCCAGCGCGCGCCGCTGCACCCGCTTGACCAGTTCCGCGCCTTCCTCGCTCTGCGTGAGAAGGGCCAGTCGGAGGAGGAGATAGCTGCTGCCTTCTTCGTCTCCGTCGGCGTGGTGAAGCAGCGCCTCAAGCTCGCCTCGGTCTCGCCGGTGCTGCTGGAGGTCTATGCCGAGGACGGCATGACGCTTGACCAGCTCATGGCTTTCACCGTCTCCGGCGACCATGCGCGCCAGGAACAGGTCTTCGAGCGGCTGAAGACCTCCTATGAAAAGCAGCCCTATGCCATCCGCCGCATGCTGACCGAAGGGGCGGTCCGCGCCTGTGACAAGCGCGCCCAGTTCATCGGCCTCGAGGCCTATGTCGAGGCCGGCGGCACCATCCTGCGCGACCTGTTCCAGGGCGACGACGGCGGCTGGCTGCAGGATATCGCGGTCGTCGACCGGCTGGTGGCCGAGAAGCTCAAGGCCGAGGCCGACGCTGTCGCCGCCGAGGGGTGGAAGTGGGTCGAGATGGCCCCGGACTTCGCCTATGGCCACACCTACGGCCTGCGCCAGCTGCGCGGCGAGACCGTCCCGCTCACCACCGAGGATGAAGCTAGCCGCGACGCCCTGCAGGCGGAATATGATCGCATGTCGGACACCTATGCCGAGGCGGATGAACTGCCGGACGATGTCGATGCGCGGCTCGGCGAGATCGAGACGGCGATCGAAGCCTTCGAGGCGCGTCCGATCACCTTCGATCCGCTGGATGTGGCGCACGCCGGCGCCTTCGTCAGCATCGCCCATGATGGCGCATTGCGCATTGAGCGCGGATATGTCCGACCCGAGGACGAACTGCCGGTGGAGCCCGAAGTCGCAGCCGAAAACGCCGAGCCGCACCTTGTCGCGGCTGCGGCTATGCGTACCGGCGAGGCCGTCATGGCAGATGCGCCGACGCCCGAGCCCGAGGAGGACGAAGGGCTGTCTGCGCTCTCGGACCGGCTGATGACCGAGCTGACCTCGCATCGCACGCTCGGGATCCGCCAGGCGCTGGGCGAGCAGCCCGACGTCGCCTTCCTCGCGGCCCTGCATGCCCTGACGCTGAAGAGCTTCTATCGCTACGGCTCGGATAGCTGCCTCGAACTCGACCTGAAGAGCGTAGCGTTCAGCGCGCAGGCGCCGGGGCTGAATGACAGCGCCTCGGCCGCGGCAATCCATGCCCGGCATGAGGGCTGGGCCAAGGTTCTGCCGAAGGAGTCGGGTGAGCTCTGGGAGGCCCTTCGGGAATGGGACAGCGACAGCCGCTCCGGCCTGTTCGCCCATGTGGTGAGCCTGTCGGTGAACGCCGTTCATGAGGCCTGGCACCGGCGCCCGCGCGCGCTCAACCATGCCGATCAACTCGCCCGCGCCGTTGACCTCGATATGGCGGCAGCCGGGTGGAAGCCGACCGTGGACAATTTTCTAGGCCGGGTCACCAAGGCCCGCATTCTGCAGGCGGTGAGCGAGGCGAAGGGCGCGCACGCTGCGGACCGCATCGCGCACCTGAAGAAGGGCGACATGGCCCGCGAGGCCGAAGCGCTGCTCACTGAGACCGGCTGGCTGCCGGAACCGCTGCGCGGAGCCGAACCGGAAGCCGGCGAAGCAACGGCGGCGCAGGACGGCACAACGGCCATGGGCGAAGACGAATGCCCTAGGGATACTGAGGACACCACGGATATCCCCCCTGCCGTGGCGGCGGAGTAACCTTCAACACGATCCTGAACCTCGGCCCGCCGGCTCCGTTGGCGGGCCTTTGCTTTTGAAAAGCTCGCCATGTCCGGGACTGCTCAAGATCTGTCGCGCCGGCTCGCGGATAGGGCCGAAGCCGTCTGCCGTCGCTATCTCTCCAATGGACGCCGGGAGGGCCGGTACTGGCTCGTCGGCGATATCAGAAACACGCTCGGCCGCTCGCTTTTCGTCCGGCTCCATGCATCCGCGAAGGGGCCGGCTGGCAAATGGACCGATGCCGCCACCGGCGAACATGGCGATCTTCTCGACGTCATCCGCGGATCCCTCGGTCTCACCGACTTCATTGACGTTGCCGACGAAGCACGGACGTTTCTCAGCCTGCCGCATCCCGAACTGGAATCCACATCACCACCTCGCCGTGTCCTGCCGGCTCCATCAGGGTCAGTCGAAGCGGCACGGCGGCTGTTCGCCATGTCGCAGCCCCTCGCCGGGACTATTGCAGAGACGTATCTGCGCCGACGCGGCATCACGCTTTTGCACGGAACCGGAAACCTGCGTTTTCATCCGCGCTGCTACTACAAGCCCGACGACCGCCCGTCAGAGACCTGGCCCGCCATGATCGCCGCCGTCACCGACCTCACCGGTAGGATCACCGGCGTACACCGCACCTGGCTCGCGCCCGACGGCTCGGACAAGGCTTCAGTCGACACGCCGCGCAAGGCGATGGGTGATCTGCTTGGGTCTACCGTCCGCATCGGCGTGCCAGACAGCGTGATGGCGGCGGGCGAAGGCATCGAGACCATGCTGTCGCTCCGACAGGTCCTCCCCAGCATGGCGATGGCGCCGGCGCTCTCGGCATCGCATTTGGCCGCCATCCTGTTCCCGCCTGCCTTGAGGCGGCTCTATATCGTCCGCGACAACGATCCTGCCGGTGACTCCGCGCGGGACACGCTGATCGAACGGGCGAACGCCGAGGGGATCGAGGCCGTTCCGTTGTCGCCAGCGCTCGGGGACTTCAACGAGGATCTCCAGCGGCTGGGTATGGATGCCCTCCGGATGGGTGTTCGGGTGCAACTCGCACCGGAGGACGTCGCGCGCTTCCTAAGCCCGGCCCCATAGCCGGAAAGGGCTGAACGGCGATGCGTGGCCGCCATATCCGCAAGGATGCGTCAGTAACAGCAAGAGGACCGCGCCTTGCGCCTTCGAGAGGGCGATCGGCCATCAGCCGGACCGGATCGGCAATGGCTGCCGCCGACGATTTTCCGGCGCGGCCTTCAGGCCGCTTTCCATCGCGAAGCAAAATCGCCGGCTTGTCGCCATCCTCCGCTGCGCTTCGGCCCTGCCGCTTCGCTCCGGGTGCAGGTCCGTCCCGTCCGACGGCTTCGTCGCCATGAAGGCCGCCACGGCAAGCGGTCCACACCGACGGAGCATCCCATGAGCGTGCATGACGACCACGAGCCGCACCACGTCTCATCCCCAACCGAGCACCTGATCCAGGAATTGCAGCTCCACGGCCATCGTCCGTCCGACGACGAACGCGACCAGCGCCCGCCACCGCAGGACCGCCTCATCGACGGCGCCATCGCCGATATCTTCGACGCCCTGGTCGCCACGATCACCGACACCAGCCTCGATGCCGAGCTTCCCGATCTCCTCTGGTCGACCGTCAACATGTTCCACCGCGCCGTGGACCGGATCGAGCAGAAGCTTGACGTCAACGAGCAGGCCCAGAAGCAGCTTCAGCATGAACAGGACGGCTCCGAGGTGAAGTCCCTGGAGCTCGAGCGTCTGATCGACATCGGCATGAACCTGATCGGCCGCCGCGACGGCATGGAAACCTTCCGCGAGGCCGCCGCCGAACGCTACCGTATCGCCACCGGCTCTCCCTGGACGCCACGCGCCGGATCACGGGTCAACCATCGCCACCTCACCGCATCGCTGATCGACAGCCGGGATTTCCTCGCCGCCAGACGGCGCGCGGATAACGAGTTGCTCGTGCCCGCCGGGCCGAAGATCGCCTTCTCGGGTGGCGATACCGCCGAGCACAGGCAGATCTGGGCCAAGCTCGATCAGATTCACGCCAAGCACCCGGACATGGTGCTGCTGCATGGCGGCTCGCTCAAAGGCGCCGAGAAGATCGCGTCCCTCTGGGCCGACAGCCGCAAGGTGCCGCAGGTGGCCTTCAAACCCGACTGGACGAAGCACGCCAAGGCCGCGCCTTTCAAGCGCAACGACCAGATGCTGAACGTGGTGCCGATCGGGGTTGTGATCTTCCCCGGCACCGGCATTCAGGACAATCTGGCCGACAAGGCCCGTAAGATGGGCATCCCGATCTATCGGTTCGGCTCTGGGGGCGCATAAGCGCCACAAAACCCGCCAACTTGAAAATGATGGCAAATTATCTATTTTGCTATCAACGCTATCAGATGTGCTGGGAGGCGCCATCATGCCCGCAGTGACGATCCGGAATCTCTCCGAGGCGACGCACCGCGCCTTGAAGGTGCGCGCGGCCCAGCATGGCCGCAGCACCGAAGCCGAGATGCGCGACATCCTTGAGACCGCCGTTCGCCCTGACACGCGCCTCCGGCTCGGGACGGCGCTCGCGGAGCGTAGCCGCCGCCTCGGCTTGACCAATGAGGACATCGACGCCCTCAGCCCGGCGCGAGATAGAACGCCCGCCGAGCCCATGAGCTTCGAATGATTCTTCTCGACACCAATGTTATCTCGGAAGCGATGAAGCCCGTCCCCGACGACGCCGTGCGGGCGTGGCTCGACGAGCAGGTGGCCGAGACGCTCTATCTCTCCAGCGTCACCATTGCCGAACTGTTGTTCGGCATCGGCGCGCTGCCAGCTGGCAAGCGCAAGGACAAGCTCACGGAGGCCTTGGGCGGGGCGATGGAGCTGTTCACTGATCGCGTTCTGCCGTTCGATGTCGCTGCCGCACGACGCTACGCCGACCTCGCGGTGAAAGCGCGGGCGGCTGGGAAGGGCTTTCCGACGCCCGATGGCTATATTGCTGCGATTGCGGATTCCCGGGGCTTCGCTGTGGCCACGCGCGATACCAGTGCGTTCGACGCCGCCGGTGTGGCGGTCATCAATCCGTGGAATGTGGAACGCTGACAACCTGCCACGAGCAGCACGCGTTGGACCTGGCAACCCCGCGGAAGCGACCGGCGCGGCAACCCACCATCCAGGTGTCCTGACCGGACGCCCCCCCCCCGCTTCACGACGCTGATCCTTGGGTCCAGCCGATGGCCTGACGCCATCAACCCATGGAGGGTCGGGCTACGCTGCGCGTGCCGCCGCTCCGGCTGCGCCTCGCGCGGTGATTGCGGCCACCGGCCGGCCTCTTCGGGCGCCTGTCAGCGGGGGATGGACCTCCGCTCGAGCAGGAGCCAGGTCGATGTCCGCCCAGATCGCTCACGCCTTCGCCTTCAGCCTCGCCACCACCCTGATGGCCACCGTCGTCATCTTCCGCGCCGGTGACGGCACGCTCTCCGTCGCCCCAGCTGCCGAATATGACGGCGAAGAAGCCGCGATCGTCCGCGAAATCGACCCCTTCGCCTCCTGAGAGGCGAACAGGCGGCCATGAATGGCGGCCGCCGCCAATTCTGCTTATCGGGCGAGTGCGTCGGAGGCGGTGGCGACGCATCCCTCTGATCTTACGGAGCCGCCCCCATGATCTTCATCGGCATTCTGCTTAGCATCGCCGTCATCGGGTTCCTCTGCTGGCTGCTCTTCACGCTGGCGGTATTCGCGTTGCCGCTGTTTGCGGGCATCACGGCGGGCACATGGGCCTATGGCACCGGCACCGGATGGCTCGGCGCTATGCTTGTCGGCTTTGCTGCCGTAGCCCTGACCTTCGGCCTAGGCAGTTTCCTACTCTCCGCCGTCCGCGCCACCTGGGTGCGCCTGCTCATCGGCGCCGCCTTCGTCGTCCCGGCTGCGGCGGCAGGCTTCCACGCCACCCATGGCATCGTGAAGCACACCATGCCCTCGCAGACGTGGCACATCGCGTTTTCGGTTCTCGGAGCCGGAGTGGTCGGCATTGTCGCCTTTGTGCGCATCACCGGAAGGAAGGCGTTCGGCCCTTCTGACGGGCACAGCTCCCCTCCCTGACACCGCGATATGCCTTCGGAGCACCGGACCGCTGCTGACTTGATCATCCGCGTCATCCGGTTGGCCCGGGAGGGAGTGAAGATCCGGAGCGTAGGCTTAGCTCTGTAGTGTGGCCGGGCTGGCGCGTGTGCAGGACGGCGGTCCGCATCGCAGTCGGAGGGGCCCCTCGGGTTAGGGCATTCGCGACGTAGGCGGGACGGGAAATGCGTAGCTTGGCCAAGCTCAGGGCATCGTGTGGCGGTGCTGGCCGGTCGGGTCTCTGTACCCGGCACGACGGCCTGTACCTCTCGGTCATCCATCCGCGCTGTGCCCACTCCCGACGGCCTCTTCAATGGCCTGATCTGGCCGAAGGACGGCTTCGCCTCGAGCGCCTATGCCACAACGGCTGGCCCCGACTTTCTTCCCCTGCCGACGCTCACCCCGCGCGCTGCGCGGGGACCCCGGATCGCCGTCATTCCTCGCGAAGCAACAAAGTCGCGCCTGTGCCGTCCTCCGCTGCGCTGCGGTCGCAATCCTCACCCCATCGCGCGATCGCGACGGGGACCCCGAGGCGATGTGCCGTCGCTCGCCTTCGGCCTCCCGATCGCCACCGAGGCCGCAATGGTGCGGGCTCAGAAGACAGGACGGAGACGGAACATGGCCACCATCGGCACCTTCAAGAAGACCGGCACCAACGAGTTCACCGGCGACATCGTCACCCTCGGCGTGCAGGCCCGGGGCGTGCGCATCGTCCCGGACACCCGCGCCACCGGCGAGAACGCCCCCAGCCACCGGGTCCTGGTCGGCCGCGCCGAGATCGGGGCCGCCTGGTCCAAGCGCTCCACCGAGGGCCGCGACTATCTGGGCCTCAAGCTCGACGATCCGAGCTTCACCGCCGCCATCTACGCCAACCTCTTCGATGACGAGGACGGAGAGAACTTCTCCCTCATCTGGTCCCGCCCCAACGGGCGCCGCAGCGACTGACGTGCGGGCTGCGCCCCCGGCCGACAAGGCCGGGGGCGCTATCCATCGAAAAGCGGGAATACGCGATGGCGCCAATAGAGCCCTACTTGTCGTCCTCAGGATCGATCTCGGTCGGCTCTTTCGGCGGACGCAGGAGCAGGTCGGAGGCCTCGGCGCCGAGAACCGAGGCTAGCCGCTCCACCACATCGATGCTGGCATTGTAAACGCACCGCTCGAGCGAGCTGACATAGGTGCGATCAATGCCCGCGAGGTGCGCAAGCTCCTCCTGCGACAGCCTCTTGGCCAGCCGCAAGGCCTTCAGATTGCGCGCGAACACCTCTCGGATCTCCATGGCCGAGAGAGCAGTCGCTTGATGAGTATTTCACCACGGAGTATTCTCTACATCGCACTGACGACGGCGTGGGCGGCGGTCGCAGTGTGCCTCACATCGTCAGTGCCAAGAGACCGTAAATCAGCTTTGCGCACCGGCGACGCGGCGTTCGGCTTTGTGAGCACCCATGATAGAATGATCCCAAATGCAGTCCCATACCGTCGCCGACGGCTCGGCCTGCGACAGAAGAAACGGCAGCCTGCGGGAGATGGACGTGGCCAAGGCGTTTGATGATAAGGCGCCGTCTGTTCAGAAACTGACTGCCTATGACCGCACCCATATCAAGCTCTATATGCGCCTCCTCGACGCGA comes from the Ancylobacter pratisalsi genome and includes:
- a CDS encoding DUF7146 domain-containing protein, yielding MSGTAQDLSRRLADRAEAVCRRYLSNGRREGRYWLVGDIRNTLGRSLFVRLHASAKGPAGKWTDAATGEHGDLLDVIRGSLGLTDFIDVADEARTFLSLPHPELESTSPPRRVLPAPSGSVEAARRLFAMSQPLAGTIAETYLRRRGITLLHGTGNLRFHPRCYYKPDDRPSETWPAMIAAVTDLTGRITGVHRTWLAPDGSDKASVDTPRKAMGDLLGSTVRIGVPDSVMAAGEGIETMLSLRQVLPSMAMAPALSASHLAAILFPPALRRLYIVRDNDPAGDSARDTLIERANAEGIEAVPLSPALGDFNEDLQRLGMDALRMGVRVQLAPEDVARFLSPAP
- a CDS encoding DUF2493 domain-containing protein, producing the protein MSVHDDHEPHHVSSPTEHLIQELQLHGHRPSDDERDQRPPPQDRLIDGAIADIFDALVATITDTSLDAELPDLLWSTVNMFHRAVDRIEQKLDVNEQAQKQLQHEQDGSEVKSLELERLIDIGMNLIGRRDGMETFREAAAERYRIATGSPWTPRAGSRVNHRHLTASLIDSRDFLAARRRADNELLVPAGPKIAFSGGDTAEHRQIWAKLDQIHAKHPDMVLLHGGSLKGAEKIASLWADSRKVPQVAFKPDWTKHAKAAPFKRNDQMLNVVPIGVVIFPGTGIQDNLADKARKMGIPIYRFGSGGA
- a CDS encoding FitA-like ribbon-helix-helix domain-containing protein; this translates as MPAVTIRNLSEATHRALKVRAAQHGRSTEAEMRDILETAVRPDTRLRLGTALAERSRRLGLTNEDIDALSPARDRTPAEPMSFE
- a CDS encoding type II toxin-antitoxin system VapC family toxin encodes the protein MILLDTNVISEAMKPVPDDAVRAWLDEQVAETLYLSSVTIAELLFGIGALPAGKRKDKLTEALGGAMELFTDRVLPFDVAAARRYADLAVKARAAGKGFPTPDGYIAAIADSRGFAVATRDTSAFDAAGVAVINPWNVER
- a CDS encoding DUF736 domain-containing protein — protein: MATIGTFKKTGTNEFTGDIVTLGVQARGVRIVPDTRATGENAPSHRVLVGRAEIGAAWSKRSTEGRDYLGLKLDDPSFTAAIYANLFDDEDGENFSLIWSRPNGRRSD
- a CDS encoding helix-turn-helix domain-containing protein, which gives rise to MEIREVFARNLKALRLAKRLSQEELAHLAGIDRTYVSSLERCVYNASIDVVERLASVLGAEASDLLLRPPKEPTEIDPEDDK